One part of the Chryseobacterium sp. 7 genome encodes these proteins:
- the hisB gene encoding bifunctional histidinol-phosphatase/imidazoleglycerol-phosphate dehydratase HisB, producing the protein MKKVLFIDRDGTLIIEPPTDFQVDSLEKLEFYPGVFQNLAKIVSELDYELVMVTNQDGLGTDSFPEEDFIKPHAKMLQAFENEGIIFSDILIDKSFESENLPTRKPGIGMLSKYIYGNYDLENSYVIGDRSTDVQLAKNLKSKAIYLNQNLNTEAELSTAQWSEIYQFLKSGMRKAKVSRKTNETDIEIEVNLDGNGKSDISTGLHFFDHMLDQIARHGNMDLTIKVNGDLAVDEHHTIEDTGIVLGEAILKALGKKKGIERYGFLLPMDDCLSQVAIDFGGRPWLVWDAPFKREKIGDMPTEMFYHFFKSFTDASKSNLNIKAEGDNEHHKIESIFKAFAKAVKMAVNQSDTNYSLPSTKGSL; encoded by the coding sequence ATGAAAAAAGTACTCTTTATAGACCGTGACGGAACATTGATCATTGAACCGCCTACAGATTTTCAGGTAGACTCTCTGGAAAAGCTTGAGTTTTATCCGGGAGTTTTTCAAAACCTGGCAAAAATTGTCAGTGAGCTGGATTACGAGCTGGTGATGGTAACCAATCAAGACGGGTTGGGAACGGATAGTTTTCCTGAAGAAGATTTCATAAAACCCCATGCAAAAATGTTGCAGGCATTTGAAAATGAAGGAATCATTTTTAGTGATATTTTAATTGATAAAAGCTTTGAATCCGAAAATCTTCCTACCAGAAAACCAGGAATCGGAATGCTGAGTAAATATATTTATGGAAACTATGATCTTGAAAATTCCTATGTAATTGGCGATCGAAGTACGGATGTTCAACTTGCTAAAAATCTGAAATCTAAAGCTATTTATCTTAATCAAAACTTAAATACAGAAGCCGAGTTATCTACAGCACAGTGGTCAGAGATTTATCAGTTCTTAAAATCAGGAATGAGGAAAGCCAAAGTCTCCAGAAAAACCAATGAAACTGATATTGAAATTGAAGTCAATCTTGATGGAAATGGTAAGTCAGATATTTCAACCGGACTTCACTTTTTTGATCACATGCTGGATCAGATTGCGAGACACGGAAATATGGATCTTACGATTAAAGTAAACGGAGACCTTGCTGTAGATGAGCACCACACCATTGAAGATACAGGGATTGTATTGGGAGAAGCCATTTTAAAAGCATTAGGAAAGAAAAAAGGAATTGAAAGATATGGTTTCCTGCTTCCGATGGATGATTGTCTCTCTCAGGTGGCTATTGACTTTGGCGGAAGACCATGGTTGGTTTGGGATGCTCCGTTTAAAAGAGAAAAGATAGGGGATATGCCTACCGAAATGTTTTATCACTTTTTTAAGTCCTTTACGGATGCCTCAAAATCCAATCTGAATATCAAAGCAGAAGGAGATAATGAACACCACAAAATAGAATCCATCTTTAAAGCCTTTGCAAAAGCCGTTAAAATGGCGGTAAATCAATCGGATACTAATTACAGTTTACCTTCTACAAAAGGAAGTTTATAA
- the hisH gene encoding imidazole glycerol phosphate synthase subunit HisH, with the protein MIAIIKYNGGNVNSVQNALNRLNVDSVITDDPEQILKADKVIFPGVGEASSTMKLLKERALDLLIPSLKQPVLGICLGMQLMCKGNEEGDTEGMGIFDIKVRKFPAKDIVPHMGWNTLSEQKSPLFSGIEKNNDVYFVHSYYCELSDFTTSVCDYILPFSASLQKDNFFAVQFHPEKSGIVGNQIVKNFINL; encoded by the coding sequence ATGATTGCCATAATAAAATACAACGGAGGAAATGTGAACTCTGTCCAGAATGCCCTCAACAGGCTGAATGTTGATTCTGTGATTACAGATGATCCTGAGCAGATTTTAAAAGCTGATAAAGTGATTTTTCCAGGCGTTGGAGAAGCTTCGTCTACCATGAAACTTCTGAAAGAAAGAGCACTTGATCTCCTGATTCCAAGTCTTAAACAGCCTGTTTTAGGAATATGTCTGGGAATGCAGTTGATGTGTAAAGGAAATGAAGAAGGGGATACCGAAGGAATGGGAATTTTTGATATCAAGGTCAGAAAATTTCCGGCAAAGGATATTGTTCCGCACATGGGCTGGAATACACTTTCAGAGCAGAAATCACCATTGTTTTCAGGAATCGAAAAAAATAATGATGTCTATTTTGTTCACAGTTATTATTGTGAACTCTCAGACTTTACCACTTCTGTTTGTGATTATATCCTGCCATTCAGTGCTTCATTACAGAAAGACAATTTTTTTGCGGTACAATTTCATCCTGAAAAATCAGGAATCGTAGGAAATCAGATTGTTAAGAACTTTATAAATTTATAA
- the hisA gene encoding 1-(5-phosphoribosyl)-5-[(5-phosphoribosylamino)methylideneamino]imidazole-4-carboxamide isomerase — protein sequence MKIIPAIDIIDGKCVRLSKGDYNTKKIYNEDPVEVAKEFESFGIKFLHLVDLDGAKSKHIVNQKVLENIAQSTSLHIDFGGGLKTQEDIETAFNSGAKQITLGSIAVQNPEFCYEMIQKYGAEKIILGADCDNRKIKTSGWLEESDNDIIDFILQYQEKGIQSTICTDIAKDGMLEGPSTGLYIEILYKTSVQLVASGGISGIVDVYKMKDIGCTGTIIGKAIYEGKISLQQLQNFIENA from the coding sequence ATGAAAATAATTCCGGCTATTGATATTATTGACGGCAAATGTGTCCGCCTGTCAAAAGGAGATTATAACACAAAGAAAATATATAATGAAGACCCTGTAGAAGTGGCGAAAGAATTTGAAAGTTTCGGCATTAAGTTTCTTCACCTGGTGGATCTTGATGGAGCAAAATCAAAGCATATTGTCAATCAGAAGGTTCTTGAAAATATTGCTCAGTCTACTTCGCTGCATATTGATTTTGGGGGAGGATTAAAAACTCAGGAAGATATTGAAACAGCTTTCAATTCTGGGGCAAAACAGATTACTTTAGGAAGTATTGCGGTGCAAAATCCTGAGTTCTGCTATGAAATGATCCAAAAATATGGTGCTGAGAAAATTATTCTTGGCGCTGATTGTGACAACAGAAAAATTAAAACTTCCGGATGGCTTGAAGAAAGTGATAATGACATCATTGATTTTATCCTTCAGTATCAGGAAAAAGGAATACAATCCACAATATGCACTGATATTGCAAAAGATGGGATGCTGGAAGGTCCGTCAACCGGGCTTTATATTGAGATTTTATATAAAACATCAGTTCAGCTTGTAGCAAGCGGTGGTATTTCCGGTATTGTTGACGTGTATAAAATGAAAGATATCGGGTGTACAGGGACAATCATCGGAAAAGCAATTTATGAAGGAAAAATAAGCTTACAACAACTTCAAAATTTTATTGAAAATGCTTAA
- the hisF gene encoding imidazole glycerol phosphate synthase subunit HisF, which produces MLKKRIIPCLDIKDGATVKGINFEDLKNAGDPVELAKKYEQEGADELVFLDITATIENRKTFVDLVKDIAKELSIPFTVGGGISSVEDVRKLLEAGADKISINSSAVKNPALISELAQEFGSQCVVVAIDTRMVADKDLVHIKGGREATELSTVEWAKKAESLGAGEILLTSMDGDGTKNGFDLRITKLVSEAVGIPVIASGGAGAVDDFVKVFNETKATGGLAASIFHFNEIGIQDLKQELKTQKIEVR; this is translated from the coding sequence ATGCTTAAAAAAAGAATTATTCCATGTCTGGATATCAAAGATGGGGCTACGGTGAAAGGAATCAATTTTGAAGATCTTAAAAATGCAGGAGATCCCGTAGAGCTTGCCAAAAAATATGAACAGGAAGGAGCAGATGAGCTTGTTTTTCTTGATATTACTGCAACTATTGAAAACAGAAAAACCTTTGTAGATTTGGTAAAAGATATTGCAAAAGAGCTCAGCATTCCTTTTACCGTGGGAGGTGGAATTTCGTCTGTGGAAGATGTCAGAAAGCTTCTGGAAGCAGGAGCAGACAAAATCAGTATCAATTCCTCAGCGGTAAAAAATCCGGCACTTATTTCTGAGTTAGCTCAAGAATTCGGTAGCCAATGCGTTGTGGTGGCTATTGATACAAGGATGGTGGCTGATAAAGACCTGGTTCACATCAAAGGCGGAAGAGAAGCCACAGAACTTTCTACAGTAGAATGGGCAAAAAAAGCTGAGTCCCTCGGAGCAGGAGAAATTCTGCTGACTTCTATGGATGGCGATGGCACAAAAAATGGCTTTGATCTTCGCATTACAAAGCTGGTTTCTGAAGCGGTAGGTATTCCGGTGATTGCTTCAGGCGGTGCTGGTGCTGTGGATGACTTTGTTAAAGTATTCAATGAAACAAAAGCTACAGGAGGATTGGCAGCCAGTATTTTCCATTTTAATGAAATAGGGATTCAGGATTTAAAACAAGAGTTAAAAACTCAAAAAATAGAAGTACGATGA
- the hisIE gene encoding bifunctional phosphoribosyl-AMP cyclohydrolase/phosphoribosyl-ATP diphosphatase HisIE, producing MKIDFNKDNGLVPVVIQDSRTLQVLMLGYMNEEAFEKTEKEGIVTFFSRSKNRLWTKGEESGNFLTVKSIDIDCDQDTILIKAVPKNVVCHTGSFSCFGEKNAKGFLYELEEKISQRIDTKAEGSYTYSLYQRGINKMAQKVGEEAVELVIEAKDNNEELFKNEAADLLYHLLILLKAKGFSLEEIEEILKNRDQ from the coding sequence ATGAAAATAGATTTTAATAAAGATAATGGGCTTGTTCCGGTAGTCATTCAGGACAGCAGAACACTGCAGGTTTTGATGCTGGGCTACATGAATGAAGAAGCTTTTGAAAAAACAGAAAAAGAAGGAATTGTTACTTTTTTCAGCCGCTCCAAAAACAGGCTCTGGACAAAAGGTGAGGAATCGGGTAATTTTTTAACAGTAAAAAGTATTGACATTGACTGTGACCAGGATACCATTTTAATTAAAGCTGTTCCGAAAAATGTAGTTTGTCATACGGGAAGTTTCAGCTGTTTCGGAGAAAAGAATGCTAAAGGTTTTTTGTATGAGCTGGAAGAAAAGATTTCACAGAGAATAGATACCAAAGCTGAAGGCTCTTACACCTATTCACTTTACCAGAGAGGAATTAATAAAATGGCTCAGAAAGTCGGAGAGGAAGCAGTAGAATTGGTTATAGAAGCTAAAGATAATAACGAAGAACTCTTTAAAAATGAAGCTGCAGATTTGCTGTATCACTTGCTGATTTTATTGAAAGCCAAAGGGTTTTCTTTGGAGGAGATTGAAGAAATTCTTAAAAACAGAGATCAATAA
- a CDS encoding M28 family peptidase produces the protein MKKFTTLLCTAFVMQYIGAQSFIQAYKDRADMVTQANITANLQEFSNLGVKTTGSVANTNTLNWIKNKYTSYGYSASQIVESPFTFGTTSSKNLIITKTGTLYPNKYVIICGHFDTINGPGVNDNGSGTSIILEAARILRNVPTEYSIKFIHFSGEEQGLRGSSHYVNNVVYQGGVRKLDIKLVINLDQVGGVKGNNNNTVYCDEDQGGVSSNNAASAAVTQQLRNCTALYSPLQTAVDPAADTDYIPFEQKGEVITGYFERIRSTYPHSSKDTFTNMDPVYVYNIGKATVGALQHFATATTTMSKATAKNSLEAVKIYPNPANNVLNIDLPDSKEANFSFEISNSLGRSLLKVNNERKIDVSSLQNGVYIGVLKVGEETLVKNIMIER, from the coding sequence ATGAAAAAATTCACAACACTTTTGTGCACTGCATTTGTGATGCAGTACATTGGGGCTCAAAGCTTTATTCAGGCTTACAAAGACAGAGCGGATATGGTTACCCAGGCTAACATTACTGCCAATCTTCAGGAGTTTAGCAATTTAGGTGTAAAAACTACAGGCTCTGTAGCTAATACCAACACGCTGAACTGGATCAAAAACAAATACACTTCTTATGGTTATAGCGCCAGCCAAATCGTAGAAAGTCCTTTTACTTTCGGGACTACAAGCTCCAAAAATTTAATTATTACCAAAACCGGGACGCTTTATCCTAACAAGTATGTCATTATTTGCGGACACTTCGATACCATTAATGGTCCGGGGGTGAATGATAATGGCAGCGGAACATCCATTATTCTGGAAGCGGCAAGAATTTTAAGAAATGTCCCAACTGAATATTCTATCAAGTTCATCCATTTTTCCGGTGAAGAACAAGGTCTAAGAGGAAGCAGCCACTATGTAAATAATGTGGTCTATCAGGGAGGTGTCCGTAAACTGGATATCAAACTGGTCATCAATCTGGATCAGGTAGGTGGTGTAAAAGGAAATAATAACAATACCGTGTACTGTGATGAAGACCAGGGAGGGGTTTCCAGCAATAATGCAGCTTCTGCAGCAGTAACTCAGCAGTTGAGAAACTGTACGGCGCTCTACTCTCCTCTTCAGACAGCTGTAGATCCGGCTGCTGATACAGATTATATTCCTTTTGAGCAGAAAGGTGAAGTGATTACCGGATATTTTGAAAGAATAAGAAGCACCTATCCACACTCTTCAAAAGATACTTTTACCAATATGGATCCTGTTTATGTTTATAATATCGGGAAGGCTACTGTAGGCGCTTTACAGCATTTTGCAACGGCAACTACCACAATGAGCAAAGCAACTGCTAAAAACTCATTAGAAGCGGTCAAAATCTATCCAAATCCAGCCAATAATGTTCTCAATATTGACTTACCTGATTCTAAAGAAGCCAACTTCAGTTTTGAAATCAGTAATTCTCTGGGAAGATCTCTTCTGAAAGTAAATAATGAAAGAAAAATTGATGTTTCAAGTTTACAAAACGGAGTGTACATCGGTGTATTAAAAGTAGGAGAAGAAACTCTTGTTAAGAATATTATGATTGAAAGATAA
- a CDS encoding M28 family peptidase produces MKKISTFLLASIAIYNVNAQSFIQAYQDRANMVNQTNITTSLQEFAGLGVKKTGTTANNNALEWLKTKYLSYGYTASQIVEDPFTLGGYTSKNLVITKTGTVYPNKYVIICGHFDSIIGTGVNDNGSGTSILLEAARILKDVPTEYSIKFIHFSGEEQGLLGSTHYANTVAYQGSNRVLDIKLVFNLDQVGGVMGNNNNTVYCDEDQGGLSTNNAASAAVTQELRNCTALYSPLLTAVDPAEDTDYIPFEQKGEVITGFFERIRSTYPHTVNDTFANTDPVYIYKIGKASVGALQHFAVATGTLGTYETVIKNTLENIKIYPNPAKDMINIELPDSGIKNFTFEITDFQGRSIFKRINETKINTSRLENGAYLGILKAGDQTVVRKVMIER; encoded by the coding sequence ATGAAGAAAATTTCTACTTTTTTACTCGCTTCTATTGCTATTTATAATGTGAATGCTCAAAGTTTCATTCAGGCTTATCAGGACAGAGCGAATATGGTGAATCAAACCAATATTACCACTTCTCTTCAGGAATTTGCAGGATTGGGTGTAAAAAAAACAGGTACTACAGCCAATAACAATGCTCTGGAATGGCTTAAAACCAAATACCTTTCCTATGGCTATACTGCCAGCCAGATTGTAGAAGACCCTTTTACTTTAGGAGGATACACTTCAAAAAATCTGGTGATTACTAAAACGGGAACCGTATATCCGAATAAATATGTGATCATCTGTGGACATTTCGACAGTATTATCGGGACGGGAGTTAATGATAACGGCAGCGGAACCTCTATCCTTCTTGAAGCAGCAAGGATTCTGAAAGACGTACCAACAGAATATTCCATAAAATTTATTCATTTTTCCGGGGAAGAACAAGGACTTTTGGGGAGCACTCATTATGCCAATACTGTTGCTTATCAGGGGAGTAACCGTGTTTTAGATATTAAGCTCGTTTTTAATCTGGATCAGGTAGGTGGTGTGATGGGAAATAATAACAACACCGTTTATTGTGATGAAGATCAGGGTGGACTTTCAACCAATAATGCGGCTTCTGCTGCTGTAACCCAGGAACTGAGAAACTGCACAGCACTCTACTCTCCTCTTCTGACGGCTGTAGATCCTGCGGAAGACACGGATTATATCCCTTTTGAGCAGAAAGGTGAAGTCATTACGGGTTTCTTTGAAAGAATCAGAAGTACTTATCCACATACGGTAAATGATACGTTTGCCAATACGGATCCTGTATACATTTACAAAATAGGAAAAGCATCTGTGGGAGCATTACAGCATTTCGCGGTTGCCACAGGAACACTGGGTACTTATGAAACGGTTATAAAAAATACTCTTGAAAATATAAAAATCTATCCAAACCCTGCAAAGGATATGATCAATATTGAGCTTCCGGATTCCGGGATTAAGAATTTCACTTTTGAAATTACCGATTTTCAAGGACGCTCTATTTTCAAGAGAATCAATGAAACAAAAATCAATACTTCAAGATTGGAAAATGGTGCCTACCTTGGAATTTTAAAAGCAGGAGATCAAACTGTAGTTAGAAAAGTGATGATCGAAAGATAA
- a CDS encoding M28 family peptidase, with translation MKKVAVFLLTSVALQTIGAQSFIQAYKDRADMVTQTNINNNLQEFAGLGVKKTGTTANNNAFDWLKNKYLSYGYTASDFSDDAFTYGGNASKNFIITKTGTVYPNKYVIICGHYDTIIGPGVSDNGSGTSIILEAARILKDVPTEYSIKFIHFSGEEQGLVGSNHYVNNVAYQGSTRVLDIKLVLNIDQVGGLIGNNNNTINCERDEGGISSNNAISNTMTQELMTCTTLYSPLQTNLSHAYSSDYMPFEAKGYTITGFYETIESNNQHTVSDTYANLDPVYVFNVGKAAVGALQHFAVATTTSNLLGTKETIQNSAEAVRVYPNPAKDLLTIEFQQKVKQFKVEINDMVGNSVLNVENEEKINTSGLKNGVYMVTIKTEKGNTTKKIIINK, from the coding sequence ATGAAAAAAGTTGCAGTTTTTTTACTGACTTCCGTTGCATTGCAAACTATTGGTGCACAGAGTTTTATTCAGGCTTATAAAGACAGAGCTGATATGGTAACCCAAACCAATATCAACAACAATCTTCAGGAATTTGCAGGATTGGGTGTAAAAAAAACGGGCACAACAGCTAATAACAATGCTTTTGACTGGCTTAAAAATAAATACCTGTCCTACGGATATACAGCCAGTGATTTTTCTGACGATGCTTTCACTTACGGAGGTAATGCATCAAAAAATTTCATTATTACCAAAACCGGGACTGTGTATCCCAACAAATATGTCATTATCTGTGGACACTATGATACCATTATAGGTCCCGGAGTAAGTGACAATGGCAGCGGAACGTCCATTATTCTTGAAGCAGCAAGGATTCTGAAAGATGTTCCTACAGAATATTCCATTAAGTTTATTCATTTCTCCGGAGAAGAACAGGGACTTGTGGGAAGTAACCACTATGTAAATAATGTTGCTTACCAGGGAAGCACCCGTGTTCTGGATATAAAACTTGTATTAAATATTGATCAGGTAGGAGGTCTTATAGGAAATAACAACAATACAATCAACTGTGAAAGAGATGAGGGCGGAATATCTTCCAACAACGCAATCTCTAATACGATGACTCAGGAACTAATGACCTGCACTACCCTTTACTCTCCTCTTCAAACTAATCTTTCTCATGCTTACAGCTCAGATTATATGCCTTTTGAAGCTAAAGGATATACCATAACTGGATTTTATGAAACAATTGAAAGCAATAATCAGCATACGGTCAGTGATACCTACGCCAACCTTGATCCTGTCTATGTTTTTAATGTAGGAAAAGCCGCGGTGGGAGCATTGCAGCATTTTGCTGTTGCCACTACAACCAGTAATCTTCTAGGCACTAAAGAAACTATACAAAATTCAGCAGAAGCAGTAAGAGTGTATCCTAATCCTGCTAAAGATCTTCTGACTATAGAATTTCAACAAAAGGTAAAGCAATTTAAAGTTGAGATCAATGACATGGTAGGAAATTCAGTTCTGAATGTTGAAAATGAAGAAAAAATAAACACTTCAGGTCTTAAAAATGGAGTTTATATGGTTACCATTAAGACCGAAAAAGGAAATACGACAAAAAAAATAATCATTAATAAATAA
- the rplT gene encoding 50S ribosomal protein L20, which produces MPRSVNAVASRARRKKIFKQAKGFFGRRKNVWTVAKNAVEKAMQYAYRGRKEKKRNFRALWITRINAGAREHGMSYSQFMGALKKNNIELNRKVLADLAMNHPEAFKAVVDQVK; this is translated from the coding sequence ATGCCAAGATCAGTAAATGCCGTAGCTTCAAGAGCTCGCAGAAAGAAAATTTTTAAGCAAGCTAAAGGTTTCTTCGGAAGAAGAAAGAACGTTTGGACTGTAGCTAAAAACGCGGTAGAAAAAGCAATGCAATATGCTTACCGTGGTAGAAAAGAGAAAAAGAGAAATTTCAGAGCACTTTGGATCACTCGTATCAACGCGGGAGCTAGAGAGCACGGAATGTCTTACTCTCAATTTATGGGAGCTCTTAAAAAGAACAACATCGAACTTAACAGAAAAGTTTTAGCAGATTTAGCAATGAATCACCCTGAAGCTTTCAAAGCTGTTGTAGATCAAGTAAAATAA
- the rpmI gene encoding 50S ribosomal protein L35, translated as MPKLKTKSGAKKRFALTGSGKIKRKNAYKSHILTKKETKQKRNLTTTSYVAKVDEKSVQRQLAIK; from the coding sequence ATGCCAAAATTAAAAACGAAATCAGGTGCTAAAAAGCGTTTTGCTCTTACTGGTTCTGGTAAGATCAAAAGAAAAAATGCTTACAAAAGCCACATCTTAACTAAGAAAGAAACTAAGCAGAAGAGAAATCTTACTACTACTTCTTACGTAGCTAAAGTGGACGAAAAAAGCGTTCAACGTCAATTAGCAATTAAGTAG
- a CDS encoding alpha/beta fold hydrolase, which yields MSTLTLKDGTEIYYKDWGKGPTIFFHHGWPLSSDDWDAQMFFFLEQGYRVIAHDRRGHGRSEQTPYGHDMDTYASDVAEIVEALDLKDVIHVGHSTGGGEVIRYAAKHGNGRVSKAVLISAVTPIMVQNENNPNGVPISVFDDIRNNTAKHRQQFFIDITFPFYGYNREGAKISEGIQRNWWRQGMNGSIKAHYDCVKAFSETDFTEDLKSVDIPVLVMHGEDDQIVPFETTGKVAATLLKNGKLISYPGFPHGMPTTEAETINRDLLEFVKS from the coding sequence ATGAGCACACTTACATTAAAAGACGGAACAGAAATTTACTACAAAGACTGGGGAAAAGGACCAACAATCTTCTTTCACCACGGATGGCCATTATCTAGTGATGACTGGGATGCGCAAATGTTTTTCTTCTTAGAACAGGGATACAGAGTAATTGCTCATGACAGAAGAGGACATGGAAGATCTGAACAGACTCCTTACGGACATGACATGGACACTTACGCTTCTGACGTAGCAGAAATAGTGGAAGCATTAGACCTAAAAGATGTCATCCACGTAGGACATTCTACAGGAGGTGGTGAAGTGATCCGATATGCAGCAAAACATGGTAACGGAAGAGTTTCAAAAGCTGTTCTGATAAGTGCTGTTACTCCTATTATGGTTCAGAATGAGAACAACCCAAACGGGGTTCCAATTTCTGTTTTTGATGATATCCGAAATAATACGGCTAAGCACAGACAACAGTTCTTCATTGATATTACTTTCCCCTTTTACGGATACAACAGAGAAGGTGCTAAGATTTCCGAAGGAATCCAGAGAAACTGGTGGAGACAAGGTATGAACGGTTCTATCAAAGCTCATTATGATTGCGTAAAAGCTTTCTCTGAAACAGATTTCACAGAAGATCTTAAAAGTGTAGATATACCTGTATTGGTGATGCACGGTGAAGATGACCAGATTGTTCCTTTTGAAACAACAGGTAAGGTAGCTGCTACCCTGCTTAAAAACGGAAAATTAATTTCTTATCCTGGTTTTCCTCACGGTATGCCGACAACAGAGGCTGAAACTATTAACAGAGACCTTCTTGAGTTTGTAAAGTCGTAA